The bacterium genomic interval CCTCGCCGGAGAAGAGAAGCCCCTGGGGAACCGCCCCCGCGCCGACGTACCGGCGCAGGAGGGCGATCGCCCGGTCCTGGCCGACGACCGCGGAAAGGGGTTCTACCATCCGAACCGCTGCGCCACCGCCCGGAGGACGGATCGGAACACCTCTTCCTGCGTGGCGGCGGCATCGATCCGGACGATCCGGCCGGGGTCCCGCCCGGCGAGGCGGAGGTACCCCTCGCGGACGGCGCGGTGGAAGTCGAGGGACTCCCGCTCCAGGCGGTCCTTCGCCGCGCCGCGCCCCTTGACGCGGGAGAATCCCACCTCGGGCGCAAGGTCGAACAGGAGCGTCAGGGCGGGGACGAGCCCCCCCGCGGCGAACCGGTTCAGCCGCTCCACCTCTTCCGCGTCGAGCCCCCGCGCGTCCGCCTGGTACGCCGTCGTCGCGTCGCAGAAGCGGTCGCACAGCACGGCCCGGCCGGACCGGAGCGCGGGAAGGATGAGCCCGCGGACGTGCTGGGCCCGCGCGGCCTCGTAGAGGAGAAGCTCCGTCTCGGGGAAGACGGTTTCCTCGCGGGGGACGAGCACGAGCGCGCGGATCTCGTCCGAAATCGGGGTGCCGCCGGGCTCGCGGGTGACGAGGTGCCGGACCCCCTTCGCGGCGAGGTGCGCGGAGAGCTTGCGGATCTGCGTCGTCTTGCCGGAGCCCTCAATCCCTTCGAAGGTGACGAACGGCGCGGTGCGGCCGGTTTGTGCCCGCGTCATGTCCGCTTCTCCGCAGGGGGGCTCCCCGCTCGCATCCGACCGCGCGGCTCCCCGGCTTCACCCAGCAAACGTGCCCAGCGATCATCTCCCAGCGGTCTCTCAATATCCAACAATCCGAGGACGTGTATCCCCTCAACAAGCACGAGGTCTCCGCCGGTTCCACACTTACGGTCTCCGCTCGGGGGACCCCCCTGCGTCGTGCGCTCCGCGGAACGGGCTTTGTGGTCCCGCCTGGTTTCTGCGCTCAGCACTCGCTGAAGCCGCAGGAGCGGCACTTGAGGCACCCCTCCTGCCGCTCGACCTGGCTTCCGCAGTCGGGGCAGGCGCCGCGGGCGATCTCCTCCTCCCCGGCGGGAAGGGACGCCTTCTTCGACGCGGGCCGCGCGGCCTCGGCGACGGGCTTCGGGAAACCGGGGAACATCGCCTCGAAGTTCTCGAGGTACCACTCGATCGCCTTCGACACGGCGTCGGCGCAGGAGAGGATCTTCCCGCCGTTGCCGCCCCACGAGGGGAGGTGGCAGGAGATCCCCTTCAGTTGCTTGACGATCATCCCGGGCTGCACGCCGGATCGCAGCGCGAGGGAGGCGAGGCGCCCGATCGCCTCCGATTGCGACGCGGCGCAGCCGCCGGCTTTCCCCATCTGGTTGAACACCTCGAAGATCCCCTTCTCGTCCCGGTTGATCGTGACGTAGAGCTTTCCGCAGCTGGTCTTGATCTCCTTCGTGACGCCGATCAGGGTGTCGGGCCGCGGGCGCGGAGTGACGAACGGCTCGGGCCCGGGCGCCGGCTCCTGCTCCGGGGCCCCCGCTTTCGCGTTCACCCCGCCGATGTTCAGGACCTGCTCGTCGCGGCTCTTGTCCCGGTAGACGGTGACGCCCTTGCAGCCGAGGCGGTAAGCCAGGACGAACACCTTCCGGATGTCGTCGCGCGTGGCGTCGGACGGGAAGTTCACCGTCTTGGACACCGCGTTTTCGGTGTACTTCTGGAAGGCCGCCTGCATCCGCAGGTGGGCCTCCGGGGAGATGTCGTGCGCCGTGACGTAGACCCGCGCGACGTCCTCGGGAACCCAGTCCAGGTGCCGGAGCGTGCCCACCTTCGAGAGCTCGGTCATCCGCTCGACGGAGTAGAGCCCCCGTCTCCGCATCTCGGCGTCGAAGAGGGGGTGGACCTCCACGAGATGGTCGTTGTCCATCACGTTGCGGATGTAGGAGAGGGCGAAGATCGGCTCGATCCCGCTGGAGACGCCCGCGATGATGCTGATCGTCCCCGTGGGGGCGATCGTGGTCGTGGTGGCGTTGCGCCGCGGCGCGCCGCCGCGCTCCGGAAAGATGCTGACGTCGTAGTTCGGAAACGGACCCCGCTCGCGGGCGAGGTTGCAGGAGGCGGCCCCCGACTCTTCCTGGACGAAGCTCATCAACTCCTGGGCCATCGCCAGCGCCTCGTCGGAGTCGTACGGGATCCCGAGCGCGATCAGCATGTCGGCGAACCCCATCACGCCGAGGCCGATCTTCCGGTTCCCGATGGTCATGTGCCGGATCTCGGCGAGGGGGTAGTTGTTCATGTCGATCACGTCGTCGAGGAACCGGACCGCCGTCTGCACCGTGGCCTTCAGCTTGTCGTAGTCGATCCGCGGGTGCCCGTCCTGCGTCGAGACCATGTTCGCCAGGTTGATGGAGCCGAGGTTGCACGATTCGTACGGCAGTAATGGCTGCTCTCCGCACGGGTTCGTGCTCTCGATCGCGCCGATCTTCGGCGTGGGATTGTCCCGGTTGATCCGGTCGATGAAGATCATCCCCGGCTCGCCGTTCCTCCAGGAGGAGTCGACGATCCGCTCGAAGACCTCGCGGGCCGGGAGGCGCCCGGTGACCTCCCGGGAGTGCGGGTTGACCAGGCTGTACTCCTCGCCGCTCTCGACCGACTTCATGAACTCCTCGGTGAGCGCGACGGAGATGTTGAAGTTGTTGAGCCGGTTCGTCTGGCCCTTGCAGGTGATGAAGTCGAGGATGTCCGGGTGGTCGACCCGCAGGATCCCCATGTTGGCGCCGCGCCGCGTCCCGCCCTGCTTGATCGTCTCGGTCGCCGCGTCGAACACGGTCATGAAGGAGATCGGGCCGGAGGAGACCCCCTTCGTCGAGCGGACGACGTCGGCGTGCGGGCGCAGGCGGGAGAAGGAGAAGCCGGTCCCCCCGCCGCTCTTGTGGATGAGGGCGGTGTTCTTGACCGCCTCGAAGATCGACTCCATCGAGTCCTCCACCGGGAGCACGAAGCACGCCGACAGCTGCTGAAGCTCGCGGCCCGCGTTCATCAAGGTGGGGGAGTTGGGGAGGAAGTCCAGCCGGAGAATCATCGCGTAGAACGCCTCCGCCCACCGGAGCACCACCTCGGGGAGGGCGCCGTAGTAGAGGCCTTCCGCCAGCGCGATGTTGTACGCCACGCGGCACGCCATCTCCTCGGGGGTTTCCAGCGGGTCTCCCTTCCCTCCCTTCTTGAGGTAGCGTCGCTCCAGGACCGTTCGGGCGTTCTCGGAGACCGGCATGGGGCCGTATTTCCGCAGGAGGGCCTCGGCCCAGGCCTTCGGCGGACGGTCGTGAAGGGTCTTGCCGGCGAGGCGCGCGGGGACGTCGCTCGGGCCGGCCGTCGCGGGTGACGCGAGGGTTGCGGGGACGTTCAGGTCCATCGGTTCGCTCCGTTTCCTGTTCGATTGTCCAATGTCAGAATAGCCTATCTTGTGGTTTTATGGGGAGACGGCTACAAGATATTGTGCTTGCCGTGGAGTGTCAAGGAAAAGCAGAGGAGAAAAACATATTTTGCTAACTAACGGATCCGTGGATCATTCCTGGAAAATAAAACGGCGTATTTATCCTGGTGGTTGTGGGCAGGGGACACACCTCCCCTGCATCCCGGGTTTACACCAGGTATGTCCCCTGAAAGCGTCTGCACCTTAAAGTGACTCTACCCTGCCGTACCACACGCCGCAAAGACCCATCGGTGGCCGGTGTCGCGCAGGAGGGTCCGGCGGAGTCGCCGGAGGAGGGGGGGCGCAGTGAGGTAAAGCGCAGCCGTGCAGGTTCACCGCACGGCGAGCCACGAACGGAGCCCCGCCCTCCGAGGCGACGCAGCCGAAGGGTGAGCCCCGTCGCCAGAAGCGAGGCATTTTTTCCTTGATTCCGCCGGGATGGATGCTGTATGTATACAGTCGACATCTTGGACGGTGACTCCCCCGACTCTGTGATCCGCGACATCGAACAAGGGGTGGATGCGATGATGACGACGCGCAGGCGTACGCTCGGGTCCTTCGTAACGGCGGTTCTCGCTTCGGCGATCCTCCTGCTTCCCGCCGGCGCCGCCTCCGCGCTGGACAACGGGCAATGCCTCGACTGCCATGGGGACCGGGGGATCCTCGACTGGTCTTCCGAGGAGAAGGCTTCCAACGTGGTTCCGGGGGGGCCGGAGGCGAAGCCGCATTTCGTGGATCCTTTCCCCGGGATCTCCCTGTACGTCGACCCCGACGCGTACAAGATCTCGGTGCACGCGGACCTCTCCTGCACCGACTGCCACGCTGACCTCAAGGATCTGCCGCACACGGCCAGCCTCAAGCTGGTCGACTGCTCCGGGTGCCACTCCGGCGAGGCGGCCGCCTACGCGAAGAGCAACCACGTCGTCTCCTTCGGCGGGAAGCCGATCGACGACCCCCCGAGGTGCGTCGATTGCCACGGGGCCCACGCCGTCCCCAAGTCGTCCGTATCCACCTCCCCCGTCTACTTCCGGAATCTCGCCGCGACGTGCACCCGGTGCCACGGGAACCGGGAGATCACCGCCGCCAGGAACATCCCCATCCCGGGCGCAGCCAGGATGTACGCCGAGAGCGTCCACAACCGGGCCATCGTCGACCTTGGGCTGAACAAGGCCGCCAACTGCGTCGACTGCCACGGCTCGCACGACATGAAGGACGGGCGGGACCCCTCGTCGCCCATCAACAAGACGAACCTGCCCGCCACCTGCGGCCGGTGCCACTACGGGGTCTACGCCCTCTACAAGGACAGCGTGCACGGCACGGCGCTGGCCCGCGGCGTCCCCGACGCCCCCAACTGCGCCGACTGCCACGGGGAGCACGATGTCCGCGCGGTCCAGGACCCGAAGTTCCCCTCCGTCCCGGTCGCCGTGTCCTCGTGCCCGACCTGCCACGCCGCCGAGAAGCTGGCGGCGCGGTACGGGGTTCCGGTGGGCAAGGTGCAGGGGTACCAGAAGAGCTTCCACGGCCTCTCGGCGCGCCTGGGGGACAAGACCGTCGCCGACTGCGCTTCCTGCCACGGCGAACACGCGATCTACCCGTCGTCCGACCCGCGCTCCACGGTGAACCCGAAGAACCTTCCCGTCACCTGCGGCAAGTGCCACCCCGGGGCCACGGCGAACTTCG includes:
- the tmk gene encoding dTMP kinase, with the protein product MTRAQTGRTAPFVTFEGIEGSGKTTQIRKLSAHLAAKGVRHLVTREPGGTPISDEIRALVLVPREETVFPETELLLYEAARAQHVRGLILPALRSGRAVLCDRFCDATTAYQADARGLDAEEVERLNRFAAGGLVPALTLLFDLAPEVGFSRVKGRGAAKDRLERESLDFHRAVREGYLRLAGRDPGRIVRIDAAATQEEVFRSVLRAVAQRFGW
- a CDS encoding vitamin B12-dependent ribonucleotide reductase, whose translation is MPVSENARTVLERRYLKKGGKGDPLETPEEMACRVAYNIALAEGLYYGALPEVVLRWAEAFYAMILRLDFLPNSPTLMNAGRELQQLSACFVLPVEDSMESIFEAVKNTALIHKSGGGTGFSFSRLRPHADVVRSTKGVSSGPISFMTVFDAATETIKQGGTRRGANMGILRVDHPDILDFITCKGQTNRLNNFNISVALTEEFMKSVESGEEYSLVNPHSREVTGRLPAREVFERIVDSSWRNGEPGMIFIDRINRDNPTPKIGAIESTNPCGEQPLLPYESCNLGSINLANMVSTQDGHPRIDYDKLKATVQTAVRFLDDVIDMNNYPLAEIRHMTIGNRKIGLGVMGFADMLIALGIPYDSDEALAMAQELMSFVQEESGAASCNLARERGPFPNYDVSIFPERGGAPRRNATTTTIAPTGTISIIAGVSSGIEPIFALSYIRNVMDNDHLVEVHPLFDAEMRRRGLYSVERMTELSKVGTLRHLDWVPEDVARVYVTAHDISPEAHLRMQAAFQKYTENAVSKTVNFPSDATRDDIRKVFVLAYRLGCKGVTVYRDKSRDEQVLNIGGVNAKAGAPEQEPAPGPEPFVTPRPRPDTLIGVTKEIKTSCGKLYVTINRDEKGIFEVFNQMGKAGGCAASQSEAIGRLASLALRSGVQPGMIVKQLKGISCHLPSWGGNGGKILSCADAVSKAIEWYLENFEAMFPGFPKPVAEAARPASKKASLPAGEEEIARGACPDCGSQVERQEGCLKCRSCGFSEC
- a CDS encoding cytochrome c3 family protein, with protein sequence MTTRRRTLGSFVTAVLASAILLLPAGAASALDNGQCLDCHGDRGILDWSSEEKASNVVPGGPEAKPHFVDPFPGISLYVDPDAYKISVHADLSCTDCHADLKDLPHTASLKLVDCSGCHSGEAAAYAKSNHVVSFGGKPIDDPPRCVDCHGAHAVPKSSVSTSPVYFRNLAATCTRCHGNREITAARNIPIPGAARMYAESVHNRAIVDLGLNKAANCVDCHGSHDMKDGRDPSSPINKTNLPATCGRCHYGVYALYKDSVHGTALARGVPDAPNCADCHGEHDVRAVQDPKFPSVPVAVSSCPTCHAAEKLAARYGVPVGKVQGYQKSFHGLSARLGDKTVADCASCHGEHAIYPSSDPRSTVNPKNLPVTCGKCHPGATANFARGNIHVGPGGTGGRVKYWVERFYIWMIVVVIGGMIAHNGFDYFRKMQALYRRRRNWQQPAYERLNRSERMQHILTLSTFFTLVFTGFALKFKWTIPLISDEANVALRGGGHRVAAVLMIATSVYHIFYAVFTARGRGQIWRMIPRWKDAEDIVGTIRYFLGLADHKPRFDRFSYVEKAEYLALVWGTIVMVVTGFLLWFQDEALRHIPMWGLDVATIVHYYEAILATLAIIVWHLYYVFVNPDFAPMSFTWIDGKLSRHDMEHEHALELEEIDAYVRRGETPPPDATRIAPEEK